In Anopheles gambiae chromosome 2, idAnoGambNW_F1_1, whole genome shotgun sequence, a single window of DNA contains:
- the LOC1281420 gene encoding nucleoprotein TPR isoform X4 produces the protein MEVDQESGVLHSILSPEELGAIPEASIKKIESACEKKFEDFLTAKALCETTKTDLEKSKAEYEKQIELLTLKAEDESAKYHSSQLSVKEMRIELEDVKQELCKAKEKLSSNEVENDRFRKERNQAMNERDAMDSALKRKELEVERLHQDVLELEKKLKSASVAKCEALARLDEIVSKEHSLEFKEKRMDQELSMRDHQIARLTQDLDQALRELQGIRRDQNIKSLTVETKLSEKNEELKIAHQTNTFLTEQNTELSSKVEELATKNMKLRTEMSTMMEHYRKELDSQNRLCELLQQDKQDHLEQTKELESAITALRQMLNEATESCGTIETEKKQLELKHAEELAGRDKSIGELQEELKRANELLAAAHEESIEHAVEKIAPSAAATSRMLKTGMSLTEVYTQYVRTMELLQQEQKENGKLKLQLQNILHELEQSAPEISRQQNENHNLREANEEITQQLNNLIAKSGEMHSEMAAVREKMRIVEAENKNFRQERADLSRQICHLLNEIEKMQNGVIAPDIELAGTGSPGELISKKLVTFSNIQELQDNNVKLLLVVRDFSAKLEEMEKVHNSMSAATYEAKLEACNKRINELKDTVEKHRSLLEQCSQQRDRYKKMYHDAMRSYNPAFSTASMNGGNMQSDSMMDGLDEVPLANSSTANDTSVGNSSNQLAAIVAEKERKVAALEANLQELQKELGGVKKEYEAYRREKLANDKAVNEQFDKFRTEIRELTANNVKLMGTNEFNAEQNRMISKNITTYKNQITALEERNRNYEGTIAKQEASIMYLKEEAMSAQSKLARAEVQLENLKQECRILKDSESRLQAEREILNRERCNQNLLLNNLEMIKVSMERSENEGRQRLESRLDETSRECSALRRRLQEEQDRFREQMAYLQRQVETAQKRMDEEVAIAEGHQAALREARDELEIKSRKIDDLQRKLQESLATNDEDNPVTQARRKIRELEQALAESAVEVESLQGQLATAQEHIKQYAQLSESAEKELKDLTELYNRTKQTSEQELAAVRKSEEELSTQVDELKTQISLKLTDEQLTTGDQNSELHKVQLELKSTLEKLTAQSNELRQYRDKTNNMSDELRALGERYSREVTEHSTDITQLAKLKEEMHRTQAQFDELRKQRDQAQEHLKTNEECWKNREQMLRTEVSQLEEQLNSLNSQNAALHDQIQSLSTRFSISAAALNQSAVLSESATNPDDSMGGADASILNRSLNDEEKQSLEQMLQIIKYLRKEKDIAVARFDVLRSENVRIQSEFMMLQKNFDESQAELKQMRENVDTETVTAAKHEEILRKLDTYNALTDSNRVLREERDGLNQKVRELSQRLLDAEDKLFPLEEKVRELTVKLESSTNENTTLRMDVARQRQRMTTLVERSSKTNSDDWKRMQTERENLAKMLMAEKELLKQANEELNTHKVERTRLEAEMGTVNKKLQSANALVKKLSDDLEASAVQATEIETLQAALKTAEDNLADMRIKEGQIRKIAKRYKDAFTELKRETDARKEDEAAAAAGGAGAAGANAAAGGSSGDGNASAGDAAAAMQEAGAAADSEDMRKQIATATEEIDTLKKENELLRAKLEKAERGMDIMKDAKNRILALTEQKNNAARELNAVKSQMQQQLDQMREETDTLKAQYEGRVTRCEKENADADRESKDAISRLTKENEQLTIRLNQLNRQLGLQQAVAKPTTSAVGAGASDKPVGESPRTANVKPMAGPSQQQSATVTPRRVSETPLASIRPMAVGSRTAAVLPTSQSSSANVAIVQGSSASATVSTSPAQGVSVSGGSAASTAPSGSGSTSSSSAGSSLVAGSGGSGPAGVSGTPSTSGLTTALVPPQQQQVHSATATSSSSTSSSSCSATGVTNPIGLNESISSPTSSHTDYMPATSSASVAVAAVPPMGTASTSTAESSSSSSSTSTHAEGENAPQIARPDDQAQQQQVQQAAVAMVMPHVEGVVGQQQTPQAHLSQQQPQSAVQLQPLQQQQQQQQQQQQQQQQQQQQQQLQQQQQQQQQQQQPQQQQLQQQQPQQQQLQQQSSAQASSSNTVTTTQAGHKRPRDVEGDSSTDNAGQQLVSKPAPAKKRLRLVQVAADGFQGVSESGLDVEYQVPTSSQRDQEDDIIVVDSEEEDDDDDDDEEEEDVVMADEGTAEADDGPFDAYETEELGVAGGVGAYDEGEGPDIDEDNNIQSANNEVDVDEDEAPNPCGTTSTTSTSTSSTSSSTLSAKVMDTTADVETSSTSSSTVPAGGSSVAVAGASTSTEPSSAVESGASTSSTSGGNTSNDAQQLPQIQSTTGASHGEASAAGQQSSSSSSSALPSGAAASSTGAGSTAAQSQAAVAAAASAVAVGGSGVSAARQVVNPLSRQQQQAAHLMLMQQNYDHHEGADDRIVPSTPTLYAPRRTDG, from the exons ATGGAGGTCGACCAGGAGTCGGGTGTGCTGCACTCGATTTTAAGCCCCGAAGAGCTGGGGGCCATTCCGGAAGCATCGATAAAAAAGATTGAAAGCGCGTGTGAAAAGAAGTTTGAGGACTTTCTGACCGCAAAAGCGTTGTGCGAAACGACAAAGACTGACCTAG aaaaaagcaaagcagAGTATGAGAAACAAATAGAGCTGCTGACACTCAAGGCGGAAGATGAATCGGCCAAATATCACTCGTCCCAGCTAAGCGTGAAGGAGATGCGTATCGAGCTGGAGGACGTGAAACAGGAGCTTTGCAAGGCGAAGGAAAAGCTGTCCTCGAACGAGGTCGAAAACGATCGGTTCCGCAAGGAGCGCAACCAGGCGATGAATGAACGCGACGCCATGGACAGTGCGCTGAAGCGGAAGGAGCTGGAAGTCGAGCGGCTGCACCAGGATGTGCTCGAGCTGGAAAAGAAGCTGAAGTCGGCCAGCGTGGCCAAATGCGAAGCGCTGGCCAGGCTGGACGAGATCGTTAGCAAAGAGCACAGCCTTGAGTTTAAGGAGAAGCGCATGGATCAGGAGCTGTCGATGCGGGACCATCAGATCGCCCGCCTGACGCAGGACCTGGATCAGGCTTTGCGGGAGCTGCAGGGAATCCGGCGCGATCAGAACATCAAATCGTTGACGGTGGAGACGAAGCTGTCGGAAAAGAACGAAGAGCTGAAGATCGCTCACCAAACCAACACGTTCCTGACGGAGCAGAACACGGAACTGTCATCGAAGGTGGAGGAGCTGGCGACCAAAAACATGAAGCTGCGGACGGAAATGTCCACCATGATGGAGCACTACCGGAAGGAGCTGGATTCGCAGAACCGGCTCTgtgagctgctgcagcaggacAAGCAGGACCACCTGGAGCAGACGAAAGAGCTCGAGTCGGCCATCACCGCCCTGCGCCAGATGCTGAACGAAGCGACCGAGTCGTGTGGCACGATCGAGACCGAGAAGAAGCAGCTCGAGCTGAAGCACGCCGAGGAGTTGGCCGGCCGGGACAAGTCGATCGGTGAGCTGCAGGAGGAGTTGAAACGCGCTAACGAGCTGCTTGCGGCAGCTCACGAGGAAAGCATAGAGCACGCGGTGGAAAAGATAGCCCCGTCGGCAGCTGCTACCAGCCGCATGCTGAAGACGGGTATGTCACTGACGGAGGTGTACACCCAGTACGTCCGCACAATGGAGCTGCTCCAGCAGGAACAGAAAGAGAATGGCAAGCtgaagctgcagctgcagaACATCCTGCACGAGCTCGAGCAAAGTGCGCCGGAAATATCGCGCCAGCAGAACGAAAATCACAATCTAAGGGAGGCAAACGAGGAGATTACGCAGCAGCTCAACAATCTGATCGCGAAGAGCGGCGAAATGCACTCGGAGATGGCGGCAGTGCGGGAGAAAATGCGCATCGTGGAagcggaaaacaaaaacttccgCCAGGAGCGGGCGGATCTCAGCCGGCAGATCTGTCACCTGCTGAACGAGATCGAGAAGATGCAAAACGGTGTCATTGCGCCGGACATCGAGCTGGCGGGCACCGGCAGTCCGGGCGAGCTGATCTCAAAGAAGCTGGTGACGTTCTCCAACATCCAGGAGCTGCAGGACAACAAcgtgaagctgctgctggtggttcgCGATTTCAGCGCTAAGCTGGAGGAGATGGAAAAGGTGCACAACTCGATGAGTGCGGCCACGTACGAGGCGAAGCTGGAGGCATGCAACAAGCGCATCAACGAGCTGAAGGATACGGTGGAGAAGCATCGCAGCCTGCTGGAGCAGTGCAGCCAGCAGCGAGATCGGTACAAGAAAATGTACCACGATGCGATGCGCAGCTACAATCCCGCCTTCTCGACCGCCAGCATGAACGGCGGCAACATGCAGAGCGATTCAATGATGGACGGGCTGGATGAGGTACCGCTGGCCAACAGCAGCACGGCGAACGACACGAGCgtcggcaacagcagcaatcaGCTGGCCGCAATCGTGGCGGAGAAGGAGCGCAAGGTGGCGGCGCTGGAGGCCAACCTGCAGGAGCTGCAGAAGGAGCTGGGTGGTGTGAAGAAGGAGTATGAGGCTTACCGGCGCGAGAAGCTGGCCAACGATAAGGCGGTCAATGAGCAGTTCGACAAGTTCCGTACCGAAATCCGCGAGCTTACCGCAAACAACGTGAAGCTGATGGGCACCAACGAATTCAACGCCGAGCAGAACCGCATGATATCGAAGAACATCACGACGTACAAGAACCAGATCACGGCGCTGGAGGAGCGTAATCGCAACTATGAAGGCACGATTGCCAAGCAGGAAGCCTCCATTATGTACCTGAAGGAGGAGGCGATGAGCGCACAGTCGAAGCTGGCCCGCGCCGAGGTACAGCTGGAGAATCTGAAGCAGGAATGCCGGATTCTAAAGGATAGCGAATCGCGCCTGCAGGCGGAACGGGAAATTCTGAACCGCGAACGCTGCAACCAGAATCTGCTGCTAAACAATCTGGAAATGATCAAGGTCAGCATGGAGCGGTCGGAGAACGAAGGCAGGCAGCGGCTCGAGTCCCGGCTCGACGAGACGTCGCGCGAATGTTCGGCCCTGCGGCGGCGGTTGCAAGAGGAGCAGGATCGGTTCCGGGAGCAGATGGCTTACCTGCAGCGGCAGGTCGAAACGGCACAGAAGCGGATGGACGAAGAGGTGGCGATCGCCGAGGGCCACCAGGCAGCGCTGCGAGAGGCTCGCGATGAGCTGGAGATCAAATCGCGCAAGATCGACGATCTGCAGCGCAAGCTGCAGGAATCGCTGGCTACGAACGACGAGGACAATCCCGTGACGCAAGCGAGACGAAAGATTCGCGAGCTCGAACAGGCCCTGGCGGAGAGTGCGGTCGAGGTGGAGTCACTGCAAGGGCAGCTGGCAACGGCCCAGGAGCACATCAAGCAGTACGCGCAGCTGTCCGAATCGGCCGAAAAGGAGCTGAAGGATCTGACGGAGCTGTACAATCGTACCAAGCAGACGAGCGAGCAGGAACTGGCGGCGGTGCGAAAGAGCGAGGAAGAGCTGAGCACTCAAGTGGATGAGCTGAAGACGCAAATATCGTTGAAGCTTACCGATGAGCAGCTCACCACCGGTGACCAGAATTCCGAACTGCACAAGGTGCAGCTGGAGCTCAAGAGCACGCTGGAAAAGCTGACCGCGCAATCGAACGAGCTGCGTCAGTATCGTGATAAAACCAACAACATGTCCGATGAGCTGCGTGCCTTGGGAGAGCGGTATTCGCGCGAGGTGACGGAGCATTCGACCGACATTACGCAGCTGGCAAAGCTGAAGGAAGAGATGCACCGCACGCAAGCCCAATTCGACGAGCTGAGAAAGCAGCGCGACCAGGCGCAGGAGCATCTGAAGACGAACGAAGAGTGCTGGAAAAATCGCGAACAGATGCTACGCACCGAAGTGTCCCAGCTCGAAGAACAGCTCAACAGCCTCAACTCGCAGAATGCGGCCCTGCACGACCAGATACAGAGCCTGAGCACTCGGTTCTCGATCAGTGCCGCGGCGCTCAACCAGTCGGCCGTCCTGTCCGAATCGGCGACCAATCCGGACGATTCGATGGGCGGCGCGGACGCTTCCATACTGAACCGCTCGCTGAACGACGAGGAGAAGCAATCGCTCGAACAGATGCTGCAGATCATCAAATACCTGCGCAAGGAGAAGGACATTGCGGTGGCCCGGTTCGATGTGCTGCGGTCGGAGAACGTGCGCATACAGTCGGAGTTCATGATGCTGCAAAAGAACTTTGACGAGTCGCAGGCGGAACTGAAGCAAATGCGCGAGAACGTCGACACCGAAACGGTAACCGCGGCCAAGCACGAGGAAATCCTGCGCAAACTCGACACGTACAACGCACTGACGGACAGCAACCGAGTGCTGAGGGAGGAACGGGACGGTCTGAACCAGAAGGTGCGAGAGCTGTCCCAGCGTTTGCTCGATGCAGAGGATAAGCTGTTCCCGCTCGAGGAAAAGGTGCGCGAACTGACGGTTAAGCTGGAATCTTCCACCAACGAAAATACGACCCTGCGTATGGATGTGGCGCGCCAGCGGCAGCGCATGACAACGCTGGTCGAACGTTCGTCGAAAACAAACTCGGACGACTGGAAGCGCATGCAGACGGAGCGTGAAAATCTCGCCAAAATGCTGATGGCCGAGAAGGAGCTGCTGAAGCAAGCGAACGAGGAGCTGAACACGCACAAAGTCGAGCGCACGAGACTGGAGGCGGAAATGGGCACCGTCAACAAGAAGCTGCAGTCGGCCAACGCGCTGGTAAAGAAGCTGTCGGACGATCTGGAAGCATCGGCCGTCCAGGCAACGGAGATCGAAACACTTCAGGCCGCGTTGAAGACTGCGGAAGACAACTTAGCGGATATGCGCATCAAGGAAGGCCAGATTCGAAAGATTGCCAAGCGCTACAAGGATGCATTCACGGAGCTGAAGCGTGAGACGGACGCGCGGAAGGAagatgaagcagcagcagcagctggaggGGCAGGAGCAGCTGGTGCTAACGCGGCAGCCGGTGGTTCGTCCGGTGATGGCAACGCTTCCGCCGGTGATGCAGCGGCTGCAATGCAGgaagcaggagcagcggcGGACTCGGAGGATATGCGCAAACAGATAGCGACGGCTACCGAAGAGATTGACACGCTGAAGAAGGAAAACGAGCTGCTGCGGGCGAAGCTGGAGAAGGCCGAACGCGGCATGGACATTATGAAGGATGCGAAAAACCGCATCCTGGCCCTGACGGAGCAGAAGAACAATGCGGCACGGGAGCTGAACGCGGTGAAGTcgcagatgcagcagcagctggatcAGATGCGCGAGGAAACGGACACGCTGAAGGCACAGTACGAGGGGCGCGTGACGCGCTGCGAGAAGGAGAATGCGGACGCGGACCGCGAAAGCAAGGACGCGATCAGTCGGCTAACGAAGGAAAACGAGCAGCTGACGATTCGATTGAACCAGCTGAATCGGCAGCTGGGATTGCAGCAGGCGGTGGCCAAACCGACGACCAGCGCAGTTGGTGCGGGCGCGTCCGACAAACCGGTGGGCGAAAGTCCCCGCACGGCGAACGTGAAGCCGATGGCCGGGCCCAGCCAGCAGCAGTCGGCTACGGTTACGCCGAGGCGGGTGAGCGAAACGCCGCTGGCCAGCATCCGGCCGATGGCTGTGGGTAGTCGCACCGCCGCCGTGCTCCCGACGAGCCAATCGAGCAGCGCAAACGTTGCGATCGTGCAGGGTTCGTCGGCGTCCGCAACGGTGTCGACCAGTCCGGCGCAAGGGGTCAGCGTATCGGGTGGATCCGCGGCAAGTACTGCACCGTCCGGTagcggcagcaccagcagcagcagcgccggtAGCTCCCTAGTGGCAGGTAGTGGAGGAAGCGGACCGGCTGGAGTGTCCGGTACACCGTCGACCAGCGGTCTCACCACAGCGCTCGTTccgccccagcagcagcaggtgcacAGTGCAACCGCgaccagtagcagcagcaccagcagcagcagttgcagcGCCACTGGCGTCACCAATCCGATTGGTTTGAACGAATCGATATCCTCACCGACAAGCTCGCACACCGACTACATGCCGGCGACCAGCTCGGCCAGTGTGGCCGTTGCAGCAGTGCCGCCAATGGGCACCGCTTCCACTTCCACGGCCGAAAGCTCTTCCTCGTCTTCCAGCACGTCCACGCATGCGGAGGGGGAAAATGCACCGCAAATCGCTAGACCGGACGACCAggcccagcagcaacaggtaCAGCAGGCCGCCGTAGCTATGGTGATGCCCCATGTGGAAGGAGTTGTTGGCCAGCAACAGACACCGCAGGCTCATctgtcgcagcagcagccgcaatcGGCGGTACAGCTTCAaccactgcagcagcaacagcagcagcaacaacagcagcaacagcagcagcagcaacagcagcagcaacaacagctccaacagcagcagcaacaacagcagcagcagcaacaaccgcagcagcaacagctacagcagcaacaaccacagcagcaacagctacagcagcaatcATCAGCTCAA GCATCCTCCAGCAACACCGTAACCACTACACAGGCCGGTCACAAGCGACCCCGCGACGTAGAAGGTGACAGTTCGACCGATAACGCTGGCCAACAGTTGGTCAGTAAGCCAGCGCCGGCAAAAAAGCGCCTTCGATTGGTGCAAGTGGCAGCAGACGGGTTCCAG GGTGTCAGTGAATCTGGCTTAGATGTTGAGTATCAAGTGCCGACATCTTCGCAGCGCGATCAAGAGGACGACATAATCGTGGTAGACTCCGAGGAGgaagacgacgatgatgatgacgacgaggaggaggaggacgttGTTATGGCTGACGAGGGTACGGCCGAGGCGGATGACGGTCCGTTCGATGCGTACGAAACGGAGGAGCTGGGCGTTGCCGGCGGTGTTGGTGCGTACGACGAAGGCGAAGGGCCGGACATCGACGAGGATAACAACATCCAGTCCGCCAACAATGAGGTCGACGTGGACGAAGACGAAGCACCGAATCCGTGCGGTACCACCTCAACCACCTCCACGTCGACGTCCTCCACCTCGTCGTCCACGCTGTCCGCCAAGGTAATGGATACGACAGCGGACGTGGAAacaagcagcaccagcagctcgaCCGTACCCGCCGGCGGCAGTTCCGTTGCCGTAGCCGGTGCCTCCACCTCTACGGAACCGTCCTCCGCTGTCGAAAGCGGCGCCAGCACAAGCTCGACAAGCGGTGGCAATACATCGAACGATGCGCAACAGCTACCGCAGATCCAAAGCACTACCGGGGCCAGCCACGGCGAAGCATCTGCTGCCGGTCAGCAAtcgtcttcctcttcctcgtcAGCCCTACCGTCGGGCGCCGCTGCGTCCTCGACGGGAGCTGGCAGTACCGCGGCCCAATCGCAGgcagcggtagcagcagcagcatcagctgtGGCGGTCGGTGGCAGCGGCGTTTCCGCCGCACGGCAGGTGGTCAATCCGCTCAgtcgccagcagcagcaggcggctCATCTCATGCTGATGCAGCAAAACTACGACCACCACGAGGGTGCGGACGATCGCATCGTACCGAGCACACCGACATTGTACGCGCCTCGACGAACAGATGGGTAA